The Dokdonella koreensis DS-123 genome has a segment encoding these proteins:
- the alr gene encoding alanine racemase — protein sequence MRASCATIHLGALRENLRRVRELAPGRKVMAIVKADGYGHGLERVARALEGADGFGVACIADGQRLRAAGVSQRIVVLSGIDEPADLSEMRRLNLESVIHHPTQLEWLAADHDPRPLRVWLKVDSGMHRLGFAQARVREVHARLRELPSVHRDIGLMTHFANSDVFDDPLTMHQIDGFEAATSGLAGERALANSAGVLGWPEAHGDWVRAGGALYGISVVEGRVGADFGFRPAMTLSSRLVAINQLARGDRIGYAATWECPEDMAVGVVAIGYGDGYPRSAASGTPVLLDGRPAPVVGRVSMDLVTIDLRAHPQARIGDTVVLWGRGLPVEEVAACAGTIGYDLTCGVTRRVRFTEEAA from the coding sequence GCGCGCTGCGCGAGAACCTGCGCCGCGTTCGCGAACTCGCACCCGGTCGCAAGGTCATGGCGATCGTCAAGGCCGACGGCTACGGGCACGGCCTCGAACGCGTCGCCCGGGCGCTCGAGGGGGCCGACGGGTTCGGCGTCGCCTGCATCGCCGACGGCCAGCGCCTGCGGGCCGCCGGCGTCTCGCAGCGGATCGTGGTCCTGTCGGGCATCGACGAGCCGGCGGACCTGTCCGAGATGCGGCGGCTCAACCTCGAATCGGTGATTCACCACCCGACCCAGCTCGAGTGGCTCGCCGCCGACCACGACCCGCGGCCGCTGCGCGTCTGGCTGAAGGTCGACAGCGGCATGCACCGCCTCGGTTTTGCGCAGGCGCGCGTGCGCGAGGTGCATGCGCGCCTGCGCGAGCTTCCCAGCGTGCACCGGGACATCGGCCTGATGACGCACTTCGCCAATTCGGACGTCTTCGACGACCCGCTGACGATGCACCAGATCGACGGCTTCGAGGCGGCGACCTCGGGCCTGGCCGGCGAGCGCGCGCTGGCCAATTCGGCCGGCGTGCTGGGCTGGCCCGAGGCGCACGGCGACTGGGTGCGCGCCGGCGGTGCCCTGTACGGCATCTCGGTGGTCGAGGGCCGGGTCGGCGCCGACTTCGGTTTCCGGCCGGCGATGACCTTGTCGAGCCGCCTGGTCGCGATCAACCAGCTCGCACGCGGCGACCGCATCGGGTATGCGGCCACCTGGGAGTGCCCCGAGGACATGGCGGTCGGTGTCGTGGCGATCGGCTACGGCGACGGCTATCCGCGCTCGGCTGCCAGCGGCACGCCGGTCCTGCTCGACGGCCGGCCGGCGCCGGTGGTCGGCCGCGTCTCGATGGACCTGGTCACGATCGACCTGCGCGCGCACCCGCAGGCACGCATCGGCGATACGGTGGTCCTGTGGGGGCGCGGCCTGCCGGTCGAGGAGGTGGCCGCCTGCGCCGGCACGATCGGCTACGACCTGACCTGCGGCGTGACGCGCCGGGTCCGGTTCACCGAGGAGGCGGCCTAG
- the radA gene encoding DNA repair protein RadA encodes MAKARTAYVCTECGAAHSKWQGQCTECGVWNTLAEIVVEPDKVAGARRGGYAGAAGPAKATSLAVVAGEAEQRAITGIGELDRVLGGGLVAGSVVLIGGDPGIGKSTLLLQMLGTIGQRMRGLYVTGEESLAQVAARGQRLGLRLDGLEALAETSIERILAEAATVRPQVLVIDSIQTIWTELLTAAPGSVSQVRESAARLVRFAKETGTSVFLVGHVTKEGGIAGPRVLEHMVDAVLYFEGESGSRFRILRAFKNRFGAVNELGVFAMAEKGLKEVPNPSAIFLSAHAQPTPGSAVMVTREGTRPLLVEVQALVDASPLANPRRVALGLEQNRLAMLLAVLHRHGGAAVYDQDVFVNIVGGIRVQETAADLPVVLAVLSSFRDRALPDKLVAFGEIGLSGEIRPVPNGEERLREAATHGFRLAIVPKANAPRRETIGDLKIIGVDRLGDALDAARDL; translated from the coding sequence GTGGCCAAGGCGCGCACCGCCTATGTCTGCACCGAATGCGGCGCCGCGCATTCCAAATGGCAGGGCCAGTGCACCGAATGCGGCGTCTGGAACACCCTGGCCGAGATCGTCGTCGAGCCGGACAAGGTCGCCGGCGCCCGCCGCGGCGGCTATGCCGGCGCTGCCGGTCCGGCGAAGGCGACCTCGCTGGCCGTCGTCGCCGGCGAGGCCGAGCAGCGCGCCATCACCGGCATCGGCGAGCTCGATCGCGTGCTCGGCGGTGGCCTGGTGGCCGGCTCGGTGGTGCTGATCGGTGGCGATCCGGGCATCGGCAAGTCGACCCTGCTGCTGCAGATGCTCGGCACGATCGGGCAGCGCATGCGCGGCCTCTACGTGACGGGCGAGGAGAGCCTGGCCCAGGTCGCCGCGCGCGGCCAGCGCCTGGGGCTGCGCCTGGATGGCCTGGAGGCCCTGGCGGAAACCTCGATCGAGCGCATCCTGGCCGAGGCAGCGACCGTCCGCCCGCAGGTGCTGGTCATCGACTCGATCCAGACGATCTGGACCGAGCTGCTGACCGCCGCGCCCGGGTCGGTCAGCCAGGTGCGCGAATCCGCGGCCCGGCTCGTGCGTTTCGCGAAGGAGACCGGCACCAGCGTCTTCCTGGTCGGTCACGTGACCAAGGAGGGTGGCATCGCCGGACCGCGCGTGCTCGAGCACATGGTCGATGCGGTGCTGTACTTCGAGGGCGAATCGGGGAGCCGCTTCCGGATCCTGCGGGCGTTCAAGAACCGCTTCGGCGCGGTCAACGAGCTGGGCGTGTTCGCGATGGCCGAGAAGGGGCTCAAGGAAGTGCCCAATCCGTCGGCGATCTTCCTGTCCGCGCACGCGCAGCCGACGCCCGGCAGTGCGGTCATGGTCACGCGCGAGGGGACACGGCCGCTGCTGGTCGAAGTGCAGGCGCTGGTCGATGCCTCGCCGCTGGCCAATCCGCGCCGCGTCGCGCTGGGCCTGGAACAGAACCGGCTGGCGATGCTGCTGGCGGTGCTGCACCGCCACGGTGGCGCCGCGGTCTACGACCAGGACGTGTTCGTGAACATCGTCGGCGGCATCCGCGTGCAGGAAACCGCGGCCGACCTGCCGGTCGTGCTGGCGGTGCTGTCGAGCTTCCGCGACCGGGCGCTGCCGGACAAGCTGGTCGCGTTCGGCGAGATCGGGTTGTCCGGTGAGATCCGGCCGGTGCCCAACGGCGAGGAGCGCCTGCGCGAGGCGGCGACGCACGGCTTCCGCCTGGCGATCGTCCCGAAGGCCAATGCGCCGCGGCGCGAGACGATCGGCGATCTGAAGATCATCGGGGTCGACCGGCTCGGTGATGCGCTCGACGCCGCCAGGGATCTGTGA
- a CDS encoding cytochrome C assembly family protein produces the protein MPTSLLSAFAIADYVIAAVLIALPIARLPAPARGIGLLLATLAAVVHATLIFGMHRGGLDLHFFAALSLAGFGVAALTLLVNLFRPVAGLGVIVFPLAAALLAIDVFLAPETRPQPLEWQITLHAGFALLAYSLLSIAALLAILLALQERALRRRLLDSGLIRALPPLTLTESLMFRLIAAGFAFLTLTLVSGVLFVDDLFAQHLVHKTVLSIASWLVFGLLLFGRWRWGWRGRRAVRLTLIGMVVLLLAFFGSKFVLELVLKRTG, from the coding sequence ATGCCCACATCCCTGCTCAGCGCGTTCGCGATCGCCGACTACGTGATTGCGGCGGTCCTGATCGCGCTGCCGATCGCGCGGCTGCCGGCGCCGGCGCGCGGCATCGGGCTGCTGCTGGCGACGCTGGCGGCGGTCGTGCACGCGACGCTGATCTTCGGCATGCACCGCGGCGGCCTGGACCTGCACTTCTTCGCCGCGCTGTCGCTGGCCGGCTTCGGCGTGGCGGCGCTGACGCTCCTGGTCAACCTGTTCCGCCCGGTGGCCGGACTCGGCGTCATCGTGTTCCCGCTGGCGGCCGCCCTGCTCGCGATCGACGTCTTCCTGGCACCGGAGACCCGGCCGCAGCCGCTGGAGTGGCAGATCACCCTGCACGCGGGCTTCGCGCTGCTGGCCTACAGCCTGCTCAGCATCGCCGCCCTGCTTGCGATCCTGCTCGCGCTGCAGGAACGCGCCCTGCGCCGGCGCCTGCTCGATTCGGGCCTGATCCGCGCCTTGCCGCCGCTGACGCTGACCGAATCGCTGATGTTCCGGCTGATCGCGGCCGGCTTCGCGTTCCTGACCCTCACCCTGGTCAGCGGCGTGCTGTTCGTCGACGACCTGTTCGCGCAGCACCTCGTGCACAAGACGGTGCTCTCGATCGCGTCCTGGCTGGTCTTCGGCCTGCTGCTGTTCGGCCGCTGGCGCTGGGGCTGGCGCGGCCGCCGCGCGGTGCGCCTGACGCTGATCGGCATGGTGGTGCTGCTGCTGGCGTTCTTCGGCAGCAAGTTCGTGCTGGAGCTGGTGCTCAAGCGAACCGGCTGA
- the ffh gene encoding signal recognition particle protein produces MFESLSQRLSSTVERLRGRGRLTEANIRESLREVRVALLEADVALPVVQALVQRVQVRAIGQEVLKSLTPGQALIKVVRDELTALMGTANADLNLAAAPPAIVLMAGLQGAGKTTTVAKLARFLRERRKKKVMVVSCDVYRPAAIEQLRTLAEQVEVLFHPSSGTDDPVAIARSAVDAARRNFADVLIVDTAGRLHIDAAMMDEIKALHAVLDPVETLFVVDAMTGQDAANTAKAFSEALPLTGVVLTKTDGDARGGAALSVRYITGRPIKFMGAGEKPDALEPFHPDRVAQRILGMGDVLSLVEEVERKVDQEKAQKLAEKVIKGKRFDLNDMKDQLEQMVNMGGMASLIDKLPGMGSLPDQVKSKVNDKEVHRMIAIINSMTKKERRHPDLLNGSRRARIARGSGQQPADVNRLLKQYQQMEKMMAKLGSGGIKGLMRQMKGAMRGMGGNGLMPPR; encoded by the coding sequence ATGTTCGAATCCCTCAGCCAGCGCCTTTCCTCCACGGTCGAGCGCCTGCGTGGCCGCGGTCGCCTGACCGAAGCCAATATCCGCGAGTCCCTGCGCGAGGTGCGGGTGGCCCTGCTGGAGGCCGACGTCGCCCTGCCGGTCGTCCAGGCGCTGGTCCAGCGCGTGCAGGTGCGCGCGATCGGGCAGGAAGTCCTCAAGAGCCTGACGCCGGGGCAGGCGCTGATCAAGGTGGTCCGCGACGAGCTGACCGCGCTGATGGGCACCGCCAACGCGGATCTCAACCTGGCGGCCGCACCGCCGGCGATCGTGCTGATGGCCGGCCTGCAGGGCGCCGGCAAGACGACCACGGTGGCCAAGCTGGCGCGCTTCCTGCGCGAGCGGCGCAAGAAGAAGGTCATGGTGGTCAGCTGCGACGTCTATCGCCCGGCGGCGATCGAGCAGCTGCGGACCCTCGCCGAGCAGGTCGAGGTGCTGTTCCACCCGTCCAGCGGGACCGACGATCCGGTCGCGATCGCGCGTTCGGCCGTGGACGCGGCCCGCAGGAACTTCGCCGATGTGCTGATCGTCGATACCGCCGGCCGCCTGCACATCGATGCGGCGATGATGGACGAGATCAAGGCCCTGCACGCCGTGCTCGACCCGGTCGAGACGCTGTTCGTCGTCGACGCGATGACCGGCCAGGATGCAGCCAACACGGCCAAGGCCTTCTCCGAGGCGCTGCCGCTGACCGGTGTCGTGCTGACCAAGACCGACGGCGACGCCCGCGGTGGCGCGGCGCTGTCGGTCCGCTACATCACCGGCCGGCCGATCAAGTTCATGGGGGCCGGCGAGAAGCCCGACGCGCTCGAGCCGTTCCACCCCGATCGCGTCGCGCAGCGCATCCTCGGCATGGGCGACGTGCTGTCGCTGGTCGAGGAGGTCGAGCGCAAGGTCGACCAGGAGAAGGCGCAGAAGCTCGCCGAGAAGGTCATCAAGGGCAAGCGCTTCGACCTCAACGACATGAAGGACCAGCTCGAGCAGATGGTCAACATGGGCGGCATGGCGTCGCTGATCGACAAGCTGCCGGGCATGGGCTCGCTGCCCGACCAGGTCAAGTCCAAGGTCAACGACAAGGAAGTGCACCGGATGATCGCGATCATCAACTCGATGACGAAGAAGGAGCGGCGCCACCCGGACCTGCTGAACGGGTCCCGGCGCGCCCGCATCGCGCGGGGTTCCGGCCAGCAGCCGGCTGACGTCAACCGCCTGCTCAAGCAGTACCAGCAGATGGAAAAGATGATGGCCAAGCTCGGCAGCGGCGGTATCAAGGGGTTGATGCGCCAGATGAAGGGCGCGATGCGCGGCATGGGCGGCAACGGGCTGATGCCGCCGCGGTAG
- the rpsP gene encoding 30S ribosomal protein S16, with translation MVKIRLSRGGAKKRPFYHIVVTDERNARDGRNIERVGFFNPIAAGKDVRLQIDTDRVKQWVEKGAQLTERVKVLYKEAAKSAAQPAA, from the coding sequence ATGGTCAAGATTCGCCTGTCCCGTGGCGGCGCCAAGAAGCGGCCGTTCTATCACATCGTCGTGACCGACGAGCGCAATGCGCGCGACGGCCGCAACATCGAGCGCGTCGGCTTTTTCAACCCGATCGCCGCAGGCAAGGACGTCCGCCTGCAGATCGATACCGACCGCGTCAAGCAGTGGGTCGAGAAGGGCGCGCAGCTCACCGAGCGGGTCAAGGTGCTGTACAAGGAAGCTGCCAAGTCGGCGGCGCAGCCGGCGGCCTGA
- the rimM gene encoding ribosome maturation factor RimM (Essential for efficient processing of 16S rRNA): protein MTEDRQILLGRIVGLYGVQGWVRLESWTEPRMQIFRYQPWLLKTASAEKEFHGSRGREQGKGLVAELPGIADRDEAASWIGAEIRVLRSVLPRPRKDEYYWVDLEGLAVVTVDGTVLGTVSHLIATGANDVLFVRDGEKERLIPFVTGPFVKDVDFDARRIVVDWDPDF, encoded by the coding sequence GTGACGGAAGACCGGCAGATCCTGCTCGGCAGGATCGTCGGGCTCTACGGAGTGCAGGGCTGGGTCCGCCTGGAGTCGTGGACCGAGCCGAGGATGCAGATCTTCCGTTATCAGCCGTGGCTGCTGAAGACGGCGTCTGCCGAGAAGGAATTCCACGGCAGTCGCGGGCGCGAACAGGGCAAGGGCCTCGTGGCCGAATTGCCCGGGATCGCCGACCGCGACGAGGCGGCCTCCTGGATCGGGGCGGAAATCCGGGTCTTGCGCTCGGTCCTGCCACGGCCCAGGAAGGACGAGTACTACTGGGTCGATCTGGAAGGACTCGCCGTCGTCACGGTGGATGGGACGGTTCTGGGCACGGTGTCGCATCTGATCGCGACCGGCGCGAACGACGTCCTGTTCGTCAGGGACGGTGAGAAGGAACGGCTGATTCCGTTCGTGACGGGGCCATTCGTCAAGGATGTCGATTTCGATGCACGACGCATCGTGGTCGATTGGGATCCGGATTTTTGA
- the trmD gene encoding tRNA (guanosine(37)-N1)-methyltransferase TrmD: MRIDVVTLFPELIENCLRSGVVGRAQERGLLAVRTWNPRDFATDSHRTVDDRPCGGGPGMVMMIGPLQAALERAQDGDGPVRTVYLSPQGVRLTQAKVAQFARGPRLVLLCGRYEGVDERLLAHAVDEEVSIGDYVLSGGELAAAVLIDAIGRLQDGALNDAQSAEQDSFSDGLLDCPHYTRPVRGALGDVPPVLLSGDHAAIRRWRRKQALGRTWLRRPDLLARTELDAESRRLLDEFRREHEAARDQTEAGTRPD; encoded by the coding sequence ATGCGCATCGACGTCGTCACGCTTTTTCCCGAACTGATCGAAAACTGCCTCCGTTCCGGTGTCGTCGGGCGGGCGCAGGAGCGGGGCTTGCTGGCGGTCCGTACGTGGAATCCGCGTGATTTCGCCACGGACAGCCATCGCACGGTCGACGACCGTCCGTGCGGCGGAGGCCCGGGCATGGTCATGATGATCGGGCCTTTGCAGGCCGCGCTCGAAAGGGCGCAGGACGGCGACGGACCGGTCAGGACGGTATACCTGAGTCCGCAGGGAGTGCGGCTCACGCAGGCCAAGGTGGCGCAGTTCGCACGCGGTCCGCGTCTGGTCCTGCTGTGCGGGCGCTACGAGGGCGTGGACGAGCGCCTGCTGGCTCATGCGGTGGATGAAGAGGTTTCGATCGGCGACTACGTGCTGTCGGGCGGAGAATTGGCCGCGGCGGTACTGATCGATGCGATCGGGAGGTTGCAGGACGGTGCGTTGAACGACGCGCAGTCGGCGGAGCAGGACTCGTTCTCGGACGGCCTGCTCGATTGTCCCCACTACACGCGGCCGGTTCGCGGCGCGCTGGGGGACGTCCCGCCGGTGCTGCTGTCGGGCGACCACGCGGCGATCCGGCGCTGGCGCCGCAAGCAGGCGCTGGGAAGGACCTGGCTGCGTCGTCCGGACCTGCTGGCGCGGACGGAGCTGGACGCCGAGTCGCGACGATTGCTGGACGAGTTTCGCCGGGAACACGAGGCGGCAAGGGATCAGACAGAAGCGGGCACGAGGCCTGACTGA
- the rplS gene encoding 50S ribosomal protein L19 translates to MSNIIQQFEAAQMTRTLPAFSPGDTVVVNVKVKEGNRERVQAYEGVVIAKKNAGLNSAFTVRKISHGTGVERVFQSHSPTIDSVVVKRHGKVRGAKLYYLRGLEGKAARIKEDLSAHSKKQA, encoded by the coding sequence ATGAGCAACATCATTCAGCAGTTCGAAGCCGCCCAGATGACCCGCACGCTGCCGGCGTTCTCGCCGGGCGATACGGTCGTCGTCAACGTCAAGGTCAAGGAAGGCAACCGCGAGCGCGTCCAGGCCTACGAGGGCGTCGTCATCGCCAAGAAGAATGCCGGCCTCAATTCGGCGTTCACGGTTCGCAAGATTTCGCATGGCACCGGTGTCGAGCGCGTGTTCCAGTCGCACAGCCCGACGATCGACTCGGTGGTCGTGAAGCGCCACGGCAAGGTCCGCGGCGCGAAGCTGTACTACCTGCGTGGCCTGGAAGGCAAGGCGGCGCGCATCAAGGAAGACCTGAGCGCGCACAGCAAGAAGCAGGCCTGA
- the htpG gene encoding molecular chaperone HtpG, which translates to MSATAETRRFEAEVAQVLHLVTHSLYSHKEIFLRELISNASDALDKLRFDALASPGLLAGDADLHIDLSWDPDAGTLTLTDNGIGMSREEVIENIGTIARSGTRKFLDALSGDARSDSRLIGQFGVGFYSAFIVADKVTLTTRRAGAPDDQGVRWESAGTGEYAVQTLPVPQRGTQIVLHLKEEEKAFLDGWKLRDLIARYSDHIAFPIRMPASKDGKPDGAPEAVNQASALWMRPKAELSDADYQGFYTSLGHDFNAPLAWTHNRVEGNQSYTLLLYLPERQPYDAMLGGRDERKGLKLYVRRVFIMDAGEQLLPGWLRFVRGVIDSDDLPLNVSRELLQDNRLVSQIRAACVKRVLDLIEKLAKDEPAKFAQFTREFGNVLKEGIVEDAASRDRIAKLLRFASTRSEGADKSVSLEDYVGRMQADQDVIWYVTADSYAAAKGSPQIEALKARGVEVLLMFERIDEWMVGYLPEFGGKKLRHVAKGEFGQAGGADAEERKQLEEQSAGLVERLRQLLGEQVHAVRVSHRLTDSPACLVLDEHDMALHMQRLLREAGHELPASQPVLEINPAHALLQRFENEADPVRAADLAQVLLDQAQLAGGATLADPAAFVQRVNRLILGASQA; encoded by the coding sequence ATGAGCGCCACCGCCGAAACCCGGCGTTTCGAAGCCGAAGTAGCCCAGGTTCTGCACCTGGTCACGCACTCGCTCTACTCGCACAAGGAAATCTTCCTGCGCGAGCTGATTTCCAATGCCTCCGACGCGCTGGACAAGCTGCGCTTCGATGCGCTGGCCAGCCCCGGGCTTCTCGCAGGCGATGCGGACCTGCACATCGACCTGTCCTGGGACCCCGATGCGGGGACGCTGACGCTGACCGACAACGGCATCGGCATGAGCCGCGAGGAGGTCATCGAGAACATCGGGACGATCGCCCGCTCGGGCACCCGCAAGTTCCTCGATGCGCTTTCCGGCGACGCGCGCAGCGACAGCCGCCTGATCGGGCAGTTCGGCGTCGGCTTCTACTCCGCGTTCATCGTGGCCGACAAGGTCACGTTGACGACGCGCCGCGCCGGCGCACCGGACGACCAGGGCGTGCGCTGGGAGTCGGCCGGTACCGGCGAGTATGCCGTGCAGACGCTGCCCGTCCCGCAACGCGGGACGCAGATCGTCCTCCACCTCAAGGAGGAGGAGAAGGCGTTCCTCGACGGCTGGAAGCTGCGCGACCTGATCGCGCGCTACTCGGACCACATCGCGTTCCCGATCCGCATGCCGGCGTCCAAGGACGGCAAGCCCGACGGCGCGCCCGAGGCGGTCAACCAGGCCTCGGCGCTGTGGATGCGGCCCAAGGCCGAGCTTTCCGACGCCGACTACCAGGGTTTCTACACGTCGCTCGGGCACGACTTCAACGCCCCGCTGGCCTGGACGCACAACCGGGTCGAAGGCAACCAGAGCTACACGCTCCTGCTGTACCTGCCCGAGCGCCAGCCCTACGACGCGATGCTCGGTGGGCGCGACGAACGCAAGGGGCTGAAGCTCTACGTCCGCCGCGTCTTCATCATGGATGCCGGCGAACAGCTGTTGCCGGGCTGGCTGCGTTTCGTCCGCGGCGTGATCGACTCGGACGACCTGCCGCTCAACGTCAGTCGTGAGCTGTTGCAGGACAACCGCCTCGTGTCGCAGATACGGGCCGCCTGCGTCAAGCGGGTGCTCGATCTGATCGAGAAGCTGGCCAAGGACGAGCCGGCGAAGTTCGCGCAGTTCACGCGCGAGTTCGGCAACGTGCTCAAGGAAGGCATCGTCGAGGACGCGGCCAGCCGCGACCGCATCGCCAAGCTGCTGCGCTTCGCCTCGACCCGGAGCGAGGGAGCGGACAAGAGCGTATCGCTCGAGGACTACGTGGGACGCATGCAGGCGGACCAGGACGTCATCTGGTACGTGACGGCCGATTCCTATGCGGCGGCCAAGGGCAGCCCCCAGATCGAGGCGCTCAAGGCCCGTGGCGTCGAAGTGCTGCTGATGTTCGAGCGGATCGACGAATGGATGGTCGGCTACCTGCCGGAATTCGGCGGCAAGAAGCTGCGCCATGTCGCCAAGGGCGAGTTCGGCCAGGCCGGCGGTGCCGATGCCGAGGAGCGCAAGCAGCTCGAGGAGCAATCGGCCGGTCTGGTCGAGCGGCTGCGGCAGCTGCTGGGCGAGCAGGTCCACGCCGTGCGCGTCAGTCATCGCCTGACCGATTCGCCGGCCTGCCTGGTGCTCGACGAGCACGACATGGCGCTGCACATGCAGCGCTTGCTGCGCGAGGCCGGCCACGAGCTGCCGGCGAGCCAGCCGGTGCTCGAGATCAATCCCGCACACGCGCTGCTGCAGCGTTTCGAGAACGAAGCGGATCCGGTGCGAGCCGCCGATCTGGCGCAGGTGCTGCTCGATCAGGCACAGCTGGCCGGCGGTGCGACGCTGGCCGATCCGGCGGCCTTCGTCCAGCGCGTCAATCGCCTCATTCTGGGCGCGTCACAGGCCTGA
- a CDS encoding RNA polymerase sigma factor — translation MPPTSDPIQIRLEQLLRDYGARVRRLLQSHGLDQRGIDPADVEQEVRIRLWRAIERDRSAAFHASYIQRVVASAVVDALRRAEVRAAEPLPDEDSEASPLPDAAAGPDRQASDSERMDGLARCLAEIPERRRLPITLHLQGFSLQEIADAVGVSAEAARKLVSRGMDELKTRLRDCGHGEFDE, via the coding sequence ATGCCGCCGACGTCCGACCCCATCCAGATACGCCTGGAGCAACTGCTTCGCGACTACGGTGCCCGCGTCCGTCGGCTCCTCCAGTCGCATGGCCTCGACCAGCGCGGCATCGATCCGGCCGACGTCGAACAGGAAGTCCGCATCCGTCTCTGGCGTGCCATCGAGCGTGACCGGTCCGCGGCCTTTCATGCGTCTTACATCCAGAGAGTCGTGGCGAGTGCTGTCGTCGACGCCCTGAGGCGGGCCGAGGTCCGAGCGGCCGAGCCGCTACCGGACGAAGACAGCGAAGCCAGCCCGCTGCCGGATGCCGCAGCGGGTCCTGACCGTCAGGCCAGCGACAGTGAACGCATGGACGGATTGGCGCGATGCCTGGCGGAGATTCCCGAACGCCGGCGCCTGCCGATCACATTGCACCTGCAAGGCTTTTCGTTGCAGGAAATCGCCGATGCGGTCGGAGTCTCGGCCGAAGCGGCACGGAAACTGGTTTCGCGCGGCATGGACGAACTCAAGACCCGCCTGCGCGATTGTGGACATGGTGAATTCGATGAATGA
- a CDS encoding 2OG-Fe(II) oxygenase family protein codes for MVTTIDSPAAAHLLDPARLDRPDVVVRQEPFAFLIAGAQLPAGAADALERDFPRYGSAGFFPWEPDECGPAINQLIGELTAPAFADHVGARLGIADLGTRPSLVTICRYLNRRHGTIHTDSRSKIATALLYLNPDWPDTSEGCLRFLNGIDDIDDLVLPEVRPVYGNFVVFRRADNSFHGHLPHEGERRVIQVAWLTSEKEKTRKTQRGRFSRLLKRLLGKLDRRFGAERDRNAAHPR; via the coding sequence ATGGTCACCACGATCGATTCCCCGGCAGCTGCCCACCTGCTCGATCCGGCCCGGCTCGACCGGCCCGACGTGGTCGTACGCCAGGAACCCTTCGCATTCCTGATCGCCGGCGCGCAATTGCCGGCCGGCGCCGCCGACGCGCTGGAGCGGGATTTTCCGCGGTATGGCTCGGCCGGCTTCTTCCCCTGGGAGCCGGACGAATGCGGGCCGGCGATCAACCAGCTGATCGGCGAACTGACGGCACCGGCGTTCGCCGACCACGTCGGTGCCCGGCTCGGCATCGCGGACCTCGGCACGCGCCCCAGCCTCGTGACGATCTGCCGCTACCTCAATCGCCGGCACGGGACCATCCACACCGACAGCCGGTCGAAGATCGCCACCGCCCTGCTCTACCTCAACCCGGACTGGCCCGACACCAGCGAGGGCTGCCTGCGCTTCCTGAACGGCATCGACGACATCGACGACCTGGTTCTGCCGGAGGTGCGTCCCGTCTACGGCAATTTCGTCGTGTTCCGGCGTGCCGACAACTCGTTCCATGGCCACCTGCCGCACGAGGGAGAACGCCGCGTCATCCAGGTCGCCTGGCTGACCAGCGAGAAGGAAAAGACACGCAAGACCCAGCGGGGCCGCTTCTCGCGCCTGCTGAAGCGGCTGCTGGGCAAGCTGGATCGCCGATTCGGCGCTGAACGCGATCGAAATGCCGCCCATCCACGCTGA